A portion of the Adhaeribacter radiodurans genome contains these proteins:
- a CDS encoding 2-C-methyl-D-erythritol 4-phosphate cytidylyltransferase encodes MLVNNQEYAILVAGGSGTRMQSQLPKQFLSIGGQPILMHTIQRFHLYNPHIKIVLVLPADQIFFWQQLCAEHAFTLPHQVVEGGASRFASVKNGLAVIMGEGVVAVHDGVRPFVPVSIIREAFTVAAEKGNAVVAVPLKESIRIVSEGSSRALDRNQYRLVQTPQCFQLSLLRQAYQLPEESSFTDDASVVERLGEKIYLVPGAYENVKITTPEDLLWAESFLQSGK; translated from the coding sequence ATGTTGGTTAATAATCAGGAATACGCCATTTTGGTAGCCGGGGGCTCGGGTACCCGCATGCAAAGTCAATTGCCTAAGCAATTTCTTTCTATTGGTGGCCAGCCAATTTTAATGCATACCATCCAACGATTTCACCTCTACAATCCGCATATAAAAATAGTACTGGTATTACCAGCTGATCAGATTTTTTTCTGGCAGCAGCTCTGCGCGGAACATGCTTTTACTTTGCCGCATCAGGTAGTGGAAGGAGGAGCCTCGCGATTTGCTTCGGTTAAAAATGGCTTAGCAGTTATTATGGGTGAGGGAGTAGTTGCCGTACATGACGGCGTTCGACCGTTTGTTCCAGTTTCTATTATCCGGGAAGCATTTACTGTCGCCGCTGAAAAAGGTAATGCGGTAGTGGCGGTGCCTTTAAAAGAATCTATCCGGATAGTAAGTGAAGGTAGTAGTCGAGCGCTTGACCGCAATCAGTATCGTCTTGTACAAACGCCCCAATGTTTTCAACTTTCTTTGCTTCGCCAGGCTTATCAATTACCCGAAGAATCCTCCTTCACCGACGATGCTTCAGTAGTAGAACGGTTGGGTGAAAAAATTTACCTGGTACCCGGCGCTTATGAAAACGTGAAAATTACTACACCCGAGGATCTATTATGGGCAGAAAGTTTCTTGCAATCAGGTAAGTAG
- the queA gene encoding tRNA preQ1(34) S-adenosylmethionine ribosyltransferase-isomerase QueA, producing MKLSEFKFDLPANLLAMHPAKERDEARMMVVNRSSGKIEHKIFKEILNYFDDGDAMVINDTKVFPARMYGNKEKTGAKIEVFLLRELNKDIHLWDVLVDPARKIRVGNKLYFGESDLVAEVIDNTTSRGRTIKFLFDGTDEEFYKTINELGETPLPKYIKREAQPEDRERYQTVYAKHVGAVAAPTAGLHFTKEVLKRLEFKGINVTPVTLHVGLGTFRPVDVEDLTKHKMDSESFIVPEETALLVNQALDNKKRVCSIGTTTLRALESSVSANGRLKPNEGWTDKFIFPPHDFRIANALLTNFHMPESTLLMMTAAFGGYELIMEAYNVAVKEKYNFFSYGDAMLVI from the coding sequence ATGAAGCTTTCTGAATTTAAATTTGACTTGCCCGCTAATCTTTTGGCTATGCACCCGGCCAAAGAACGCGATGAAGCCCGCATGATGGTAGTGAACCGCAGTAGCGGCAAGATAGAACATAAAATATTTAAAGAGATTTTAAATTATTTTGACGACGGTGATGCTATGGTAATTAATGATACCAAAGTGTTTCCGGCCCGGATGTACGGTAACAAAGAAAAAACCGGCGCGAAAATAGAAGTATTTTTACTGCGCGAATTAAATAAGGATATTCACCTGTGGGACGTTTTAGTAGATCCGGCCCGTAAAATTCGGGTGGGTAATAAGCTATACTTCGGTGAAAGCGACCTGGTAGCCGAAGTAATTGATAATACTACTTCCCGGGGCCGTACCATTAAATTTTTATTTGATGGCACCGACGAGGAATTTTATAAAACCATTAATGAACTCGGCGAAACGCCATTGCCGAAATACATTAAGCGCGAAGCGCAACCCGAAGACCGAGAACGCTATCAGACGGTTTATGCCAAGCACGTAGGAGCAGTAGCTGCCCCAACCGCTGGTCTGCACTTTACTAAAGAGGTATTAAAGCGCCTGGAATTTAAAGGTATAAATGTAACCCCGGTTACGCTGCACGTAGGTTTAGGAACTTTCCGTCCGGTAGATGTGGAAGATTTAACCAAGCATAAGATGGATTCGGAAAGTTTTATTGTTCCCGAAGAAACTGCCCTATTAGTAAACCAAGCCTTAGATAATAAGAAACGCGTTTGCTCCATTGGAACTACTACTTTGCGGGCTTTAGAATCTTCAGTGTCGGCCAATGGTAGGTTAAAGCCTAACGAGGGTTGGACCGATAAATTTATTTTCCCGCCGCACGATTTCCGGATTGCGAATGCTTTACTCACGAACTTCCACATGCCCGAGTCTACTTTACTTATGATGACTGCCGCTTTTGGCGGGTATGAGTTAATTATGGAAGCCTACAACGTAGCCGTAAAAGAGAAATATAATTTCTTTAGTTACGGCGATGCAATGCTGGTTATCTAG
- a CDS encoding ABC transporter permease has product MIYLRLILESFRFAWQALKSNLLRTILSLLGVTIGIFAIISVFTIVDSLERSIRNSMNFLGNNVIYVQKWPWSFGGEYPWWKYFQRPAPNIREFKLLERHLENAQGVAIFWDTGNNTLKYRNNNITGINLMGVSYAYNLVSDMPTAEGRYFTTQEIDASRNVIIIGATIAENLFRNQIAIGKPIRIKGQKFTVIGVMEKQGENMLGAPTNDKNAIIPYGAFSKLFAIGRGGVEPTIAVKGLDTDPGLLELEYELKGVMRNIRGQKPRQEDSFALNRPEMVAEAISSLFKVIGVAGWVIGGFSILVGGFGIANIMFVSVKERTNIIGIQKSLGAKNYFILFQFLFESVFLSLIGGGVGIFIVFLITLIPQDALKLLLSLANISLGLGVSVVIGVLSGIIPAVLASNLDPVIAIRSK; this is encoded by the coding sequence ATGATTTACCTGCGGCTCATTTTGGAAAGTTTCCGGTTTGCTTGGCAAGCTTTAAAATCAAACTTGCTGCGCACCATTCTTTCTTTGCTCGGCGTTACCATTGGTATTTTTGCTATTATCTCGGTTTTTACCATTGTCGATTCTCTGGAGCGCAGTATCCGCAACAGCATGAACTTTTTAGGTAATAACGTAATCTACGTGCAAAAGTGGCCTTGGTCGTTTGGCGGCGAGTATCCGTGGTGGAAATATTTTCAAAGGCCCGCTCCCAATATTCGCGAGTTTAAACTTTTAGAAAGACACTTGGAGAATGCGCAGGGAGTAGCTATTTTCTGGGATACGGGTAATAACACTTTAAAATACCGTAACAATAACATTACCGGCATTAATTTAATGGGGGTGTCGTACGCGTATAATTTGGTATCGGATATGCCTACTGCCGAAGGGCGTTATTTTACCACTCAGGAGATTGATGCCTCGCGTAACGTAATTATTATTGGTGCTACCATTGCCGAAAATTTGTTCCGGAATCAAATCGCCATTGGCAAACCCATTCGGATAAAAGGTCAGAAATTTACGGTAATTGGCGTAATGGAAAAGCAAGGCGAAAACATGCTCGGCGCTCCTACTAACGACAAAAATGCTATTATTCCGTATGGGGCTTTTAGTAAATTATTTGCCATTGGCCGAGGCGGCGTAGAGCCAACCATTGCAGTAAAAGGCTTGGATACCGATCCTGGCTTGCTGGAACTGGAATATGAACTGAAAGGCGTTATGCGCAATATTCGCGGTCAGAAACCGCGCCAGGAAGATAGTTTTGCTTTAAATCGTCCCGAAATGGTAGCTGAAGCTATTTCCAGTCTATTTAAAGTAATCGGAGTAGCAGGTTGGGTTATCGGGGGTTTTTCTATTTTAGTGGGCGGCTTTGGTATTGCCAATATAATGTTCGTATCCGTAAAAGAACGCACCAATATTATTGGAATTCAAAAATCATTGGGTGCTAAAAATTACTTTATTCTCTTCCAGTTTTTATTCGAGTCAGTTTTTTTAAGCTTAATCGGCGGCGGCGTGGGTATTTTTATTGTATTCCTGATTACACTTATTCCGCAGGACGCTTTAAAACTTTTGCTGAGTTTAGCCAATATTTCTTTAGGCTTAGGCGTATCGGTGGTAATTGGCGTACTATCAGGTATTATACCAGCGGTACTAGCCTCCAACCTCGATCCGGTAATTGCGATTCGTTCGAAGTAA
- a CDS encoding LOG family protein: MTKLRKTSKTKLHEETVNEGSGQTIIQPEINDNKAKSVKEAKQQALKDNRTISDDDSKIRRAFVDKDWNEIRIADSWQIFKVMAEFVEGFEKLSRIGPCVSIFGSARTKPENPYYKIAEEIAAKLVRHGYGVITGGGPGIMEAGNKGAHSEGGKSVGLNIELPFEQSHNIYIDHDKILDFDYFFVRKVMFVKYAQGFVVMPGGFGTLDELFEAITLIQTKKIGKFPIILVGKKYWQGLFDWIEDVMLHSENNISPEDLNLVHLVDNATDAVKVIDDFYGKYLLSPNF; encoded by the coding sequence ATGACTAAACTTCGTAAAACCAGTAAAACCAAACTCCACGAAGAAACCGTTAACGAAGGTAGCGGCCAAACCATTATTCAACCGGAGATTAACGATAATAAAGCTAAGTCGGTTAAAGAAGCAAAACAACAGGCTTTAAAAGACAATCGCACCATTTCCGACGACGATAGTAAAATCCGGCGTGCCTTCGTAGATAAAGATTGGAACGAAATCCGGATTGCCGATTCGTGGCAGATTTTTAAAGTAATGGCCGAATTTGTAGAAGGCTTTGAGAAACTTTCCCGCATTGGGCCCTGCGTGTCTATTTTTGGTTCGGCGCGTACGAAGCCCGAAAATCCGTATTACAAAATAGCCGAAGAAATTGCCGCCAAGCTCGTGCGCCACGGTTACGGCGTAATTACGGGCGGAGGGCCCGGCATTATGGAGGCCGGCAACAAAGGCGCTCATTCTGAAGGTGGCAAATCGGTGGGCTTAAACATTGAATTACCTTTTGAACAATCGCACAACATTTACATTGACCACGACAAAATTCTTGATTTTGATTATTTCTTTGTGCGGAAAGTTATGTTCGTAAAGTATGCCCAAGGTTTTGTGGTAATGCCCGGCGGCTTTGGTACCCTCGACGAACTATTCGAAGCGATTACTTTGATTCAGACCAAAAAAATTGGCAAATTCCCGATTATTCTGGTAGGCAAAAAATACTGGCAGGGCTTATTCGACTGGATTGAAGACGTAATGCTGCACAGTGAAAATAACATCAGCCCGGAAGATTTAAATTTGGTGCACCTGGTTGATAATGCCACCGATGCGGTTAAAGTAATCGACGACTTCTACGGTAAGTATTTACTATCACCGAACTTCTAA
- a CDS encoding lytic transglycosylase domain-containing protein, whose amino-acid sequence MAYLTPYFKYLFFLACLLGVVNLCSQQVNPNQLANLGHRPFPLPKSLTFAGEPVPLEIPDVAERLDRELQSNAYFHSNVLLALKRMQRSLPEMERLLEANGLPADFKYVALAESLLGNVISPKGAVGVWQFMPPTARELKLTINNEVDERYHFEKSTIAASSYFKKAKQRFGSWTNAAASYNRGMGGLQAALKTQKVTSYYDLYLNEETSRYVFRILALKEIMENPKRYGFDLMQADAYPPVPIRSITINSTIEDLPQFALEQGINYKTLRLHNPWLKGYKLTVADTTAIYSLQLPQAPVNSARD is encoded by the coding sequence ATGGCATACCTCACTCCTTACTTCAAATACTTATTTTTTCTGGCTTGTTTGTTAGGCGTAGTAAATTTATGCAGCCAGCAGGTAAACCCCAATCAGCTAGCTAATTTGGGGCATCGGCCTTTTCCATTACCTAAAAGCTTAACGTTTGCCGGCGAACCCGTACCCTTAGAAATACCCGACGTAGCCGAACGTTTGGACCGGGAACTACAATCAAATGCGTACTTCCATTCAAATGTTTTACTCGCTTTAAAACGCATGCAGCGCTCCTTACCCGAAATGGAACGATTGCTGGAAGCAAACGGCTTACCCGCCGATTTTAAGTACGTAGCTCTGGCCGAAAGTTTACTCGGTAATGTTATTTCACCGAAAGGCGCTGTAGGGGTCTGGCAGTTTATGCCGCCTACGGCCCGGGAATTAAAGCTAACCATTAACAACGAAGTAGATGAGCGGTATCATTTCGAGAAATCGACCATTGCGGCCAGTAGTTACTTTAAAAAAGCAAAGCAACGCTTCGGTTCCTGGACTAACGCTGCCGCCTCGTATAACCGGGGAATGGGAGGTTTACAAGCGGCTCTTAAAACTCAAAAAGTTACTTCTTACTACGATTTGTACCTGAACGAAGAAACCTCGCGGTATGTATTCCGGATTTTAGCCTTAAAAGAAATAATGGAAAACCCTAAGCGCTATGGTTTTGACCTGATGCAAGCAGATGCTTATCCTCCGGTACCTATTCGTTCTATAACCATAAACTCTACCATAGAAGATTTACCACAGTTTGCCTTGGAACAAGGTATTAATTATAAAACCTTACGATTACATAATCCGTGGTTGAAAGGGTACAAATTAACGGTAGCCGATACTACAGCCATTTACTCTCTGCAACTTCCGCAGGCCCCGGTAAACTCCGCGCGTGATTAA